The Sulfurimonas sp. HSL3-2 genome segment CTACATGAACGCCGTCACAAAACTGCGCTAATTCAAAAGAGTCATTGACTATTAAAAACCCTTCAAAAAGTTGTCTGAGTTGGATGAGTTGCTGTTTTATAAAGGAGATGTCTGCGGTCTTGTTACGATACTGAATCACTTCAGCACCGTTTTTTTTAGCTATTGTCACAAAATCTTCCAGAGAAAGATCGTTTCTATCCAATAGTTCTTGATCGCAGAGTGCGTAAAGTCGCATATTATTTGTTAACTAACATCTTTAAAAGATCCGAAAGTGTCTGTTTTAAGTCATTTCTATTGACGACCATATCTATCGATCCTTTTTCAAGAAGGAACTCTGCTCTTTGAAAACCTTCAGGAAGATCAGAACCGATAGTCTGCTTGATTACCCTCTGACCTGCGAAACCGATCAATGCTCCCGGCTCTGCGATGATGATATCACCAAGCATAGCAAATGACGCACTGACACCACCCATAGTCGGATCAGTCAAAAGTGAGATATACGGAAGTTTATGTTCTGCTAGTTTTGCCAAAGCAGCCGAAGTCTTGCTCATCTGCATTAAAGAGAACGTACTCTCCTGCATTCTAGCACCACCGCTGGCACTGATGATGATAAGCCCTTCTCTCTTTTGGATCGCACGGTTTACTGCACGTACTATCTTCTCACCCTCGACAGAACCGAGAGATCCACCCATAAAAGAGAAATCAAAGATGACTAACTGAGCACTCTCTCCGTTTATCTTACATTCGCCGCTTACGACTGAAGATTTGCGAGAAGTCTTAGAGTATGCTTCTTCAATACGTTTTGCATAACTTTTTTTATCAACGAACTTGATCGGATCTACAGGTGCAAGATTTGCATCATGTTCTATAAACTCGCCGTTATCCGCCAACAGTGCTATACGCTCTTTTACACCTACACGCAGGTGAAAACCACATTTTGGACAAACATAGTTTTGATTTTCAACCTCTTTATAATACATAAGTGATTGACAAGAGTTACATTTTATCCAGTGTGCAGGAGCTTCACTTTTTGTAGCTTGTTGTTTTTTTGAGCTTGAGCTAAAAAGGTTAAAAAGGTTCAAACCGTTTCCTTATTATATAATTTACATAATTTTTTAAATAAATCATCATCTTTTGATATTATGACTATCTCGTCATCTTTATATACATTAAGATCCTTACACATATAAAGACCTGCCTGCATATCATAGATGCGTATTGTACCAAAAAAGAGCATATATTTAACATAATGTGCATATGCCAGAGATAATGCTATGGCTCCCGGTGATCTGAATTTCATATTCTTTTCTTTTAAAAGTGCCGCTTTTTGCGGATCTGCATAGGCTTTTTCAACTATCCCTACTGATGAGAGAGAACTATTAGTCACTACATCAGTCTTACATGTAAGGTTATTCAAATATGTTTTATAAAACTCTTTTTGAGTTTTTATAAAGACTTCTGAGGATATGAAGTTTACAATGATCGCAATTAGGGTCTCATCACCCTTACAAAGTGCGATCGACGAACCGTAGTATGGAAAATTGCTCTTAAAGTTGTCACTTCCATCCAGCGGATCAAGATAGACCGTGTATTCGCCTTCGCCTATGACACCGGATTCTTCCGAGTCGATCTTTGCATGTTTTTGTAAATAGGAAACATAGATATCTTCAGCCATGATATCGGCACCGTAGCTTATATCACCGCCGGCACCGACCTCAAGTCTTTCATATAAAGAGGAGGTATTTTGTAGTAGTTTTTCTTGTATCTTGATAGATGCCGATATGGCATCTTCAATAAATGAGGTAAACATTATCCTAGAAGTGATTTAACTATACTTCTTGCTGCTTCACGGCCGTCAAACGCTGCAGTTACGACTAGGTCTGCTCCACGGTAACAATCTCCGCCTGCGTAAACACCTGAAGTAGTTGTCTCATGTGTTTCTTCATCAATGATGATTCCGCCCCATGAGTTTGTCTCGATCCCGTTTTCTGCTAAAAATGACGGTTTTGAAGGGTCAAAACCTAATGACATGATGATCACATCAGCGCTTACTCTGTATTCGCTGCCTTTGATCTCTTCCATCTTTTGACGTCCGCTTTCATCTTTTGCACCAAGAGTCGTCTTTACGACTTCTACCGCGATCGCACGTCCGGATTCATTTAAAACGATATCTTTAGGAGAGACGCAGAATGTAAAATCAACACCCTCCTCCATAGCATTTTTATACTCTTTTTGACTTCCCGGCATATTGTGTGCATCACGGCGGTATAGACATGTGACACTTCTCGCACCTTCACGTTTTGCAGTACGAAGACAATCCATTGCAGTATCACCGCCCCCGATAACCACGACATCAAGGTCTTTAAAGTCAAACTTTTTATCGTATGTCAGCTTAAAGTTTTTACGTTGGATGTTTGTAAGATAATCCATCGCTTTATATACGTTCGCTGCATTTTCACCCGAGATACCCGCTTTTTTACCTACAGTAGCACCTATACCGATGAACATAGCATCATGGTTATCCGCTATCTCGTCAAAAGAGATATCTTTACCCACTTCAGTATTTAGAACAAGTTTCATCCCTGCATCTTGAAGCAGTTTTACACGGCGGTCTACAACTTTTTTATCTAGTTTAAAGTTAGGGATACCGTAAGTCAGAAGTCCGCCTGCACGATCACTTCTTTCATACATAGTCACGGCTATACCTGAACGAAGAAGGTATGTCGCAGCAGAAAGCCCAGCAGGTCCAGAACCGACTATCGCCACTTTTTTATCTGTTGTGATTCCAGGGAATTCAGGTTTAAGACCGTTTTTAAATCCCTCTTCTACGATAAAAGTCTCGATAGAACCGATAGTGATAGCACCGTGTCCGTCGTTTAACGTACAGTCACCCTCACAAAGTCTGTCATGAGGACAGACTCTTCCCATTACTTCAGGAAACGGTGAAGGCTCGTTTGAAAGACGGAATGCAAATTCAAGATCTTTTTCTGCCACGCTTTTTAACCACTGAGGGATGTAGTTATGAAGCGGACATTTGTTAAGACAGTATGGATCTCCACACTGGATACAACGGTCACTTTGAGATGATGCGCGGTCTTTATCAAATACTTCATAAATCTCTTTAAAATCTCTTACGCGCTCAACAACTAAACGTTTTTCAGGATTTATACGTCCTGTATTTAAAAATTCTTGCATCTTAGTCTCCTTTATCAACGTTTAACGGTAATTTTTTAAGGTTTTTAGGGCGAACCAGCCAGAAGTTTCTTATATCTTCTCTAAAATTATCTAAAATATCTCTAGCTTTTTCACTTGATGTTTCAACCAAGTACTCTTTTAACAGACGTTTGAGGTAATGACGAGCTTCGTCACCGTCATCCGTATCTATTCTTACAGCTTCGACAAGTTCACGGTTTACATTCTCTATAAAGTCATGTTTTTTATCATATACGAATGCAACACCGCCTGTCATACCTGCACCGAAGTTGATACCTGTCTCACCAAGGATCACGACTATACCGCCTGTCATATATTCACAAGCGTTATCTCCTGCACCCTCTACGATCGCTAATGCTCCTGAGTTACGGACAGCAAAACGCTCACCTACGTTTCCTGAGATAAACAGTTTTCCAGAAGTCGCACCGTAAAGACATGTGTTCCCGCCTGCACTGAACTCTTCACCCTCGTTTTTAGAAGTAACGACTATCTTACCGCCGTGAAGACCTTTTCCGATATAGTCATTTGCAACACCCTCTAGGTATAAAGAGACACCGTTGATCAAAAATGCACCGAATGCCTGACCTGCGATACCTTTTAGTTCCATAGTAATAGTGTCTTCTTTAAGACCTGCATCACCGTAATACTGTGCTATTTCACCGCTTATAAGCGCACCGAAACTTCTATGGATGTTTTTGATCTCTTTTGTTATTCTAATCGGATGATCAGGATGCTTGATAGCAGGCATCACTTCATTTAAGATAGATTTTTCAAACGAGTTGTCGTCAAAAGGCATATTGAAAGGCTCTTGACAAGTATTTACACCCTCTACTTGGTGTAAAACCGATGAGAAGTCGAATTTTTGTGCGAACTTATCATCTACGACTTTAAGCAGATCGCTTCTACCGATCAGCTCTTCCATCGTTTTATAACCAAGACCGGCCATGATAGCTCTTACATCTTCAGCAAGAAGAGTAAAATAGTTTACCACTTGGTGTACGTGACCTTTAAAGAAATCATTTCTCAGTTTTTCGTTTTGTGTAGCGACACCCACCGAACATTTGTTTAAATGACAGATACGAAGCATCTTACAACCGACGATCGCAAGAACACCTGTACCGAATGCATAACTCTCAGCACCAAGCATCGCAGCTTTTACGACATCAAGACCTGTTTTTAATCCACCGTCAGTCTGAACTTCGACAAGACGTCTAAGATCATTTACTTTAAGTGCATTGTGAGCCTCGCTAAGACCTATCTCCCAAGGGTTACCCGCATATTTGATAGATGTTAGAGGTGCAGCACCCGTACCACCGTCGCCGCCTGAGATAATGATCTTGTCAGCATACGCTTTAGCGACACCTGCCGCAATAGTCCCGACACCCGCAGTAGAAACAAGTTTCACTGCGATACGAGCTTTTGGATTCACCTGTTTAAGGTCAAATATCAACTGTGCCAGATCCTCGATAGAGTAGATATCGTGGTGAGGCGGAGGCGAGATAAGCGTTACACCAGGGATCGTATGACGAAGACGTGCGATAAGCTCAGTTACCTTATGCCCAGGAAGCTGTCCACCCTCACCCGGTTTTGCACCTTGAGCGACTTTGATCTGGATCTCTTCAGCTGAACGAAGATACGCAGGTGTAACACCAAAACGTCCCGAAGCGACCTGTTTGATCTTCGAGTTACGGTCAGTATCGAAACGAACTGCGTCTTCTCCACCTTCTCCCGAGTTCGATTGTGCACCGATCTGATTCATAGCCATTGCTATCGTCTCATGTGCTTCAGGGCTGATAGAACCAAGACTCATAGCAGCAGATGCAAAACGTTTGAAAATAGCCTCTTTTGGTTCGACCTCTGAGATATCTATCGGAGCTCTGTCAGATTTAAACTCAAAGAAATCACGAATAAATTTAAGACCACGGTTATTGACTATCGATTTGAACTTCTCAAAATCTTTTTTATCACCCGATTTTACTACAGCATGAAGCGAGTGGATAACGTCCGGACCGAAATCATGATACTCTTGACCGTTATAGAACTTGTAATATCCGCCAATTTTCAGAGGGAATATTTTGTTAAATCCATCCTCTTTATATGCCGCTTTATGGTTCTCTTGCAGTTTCGCATCTATATCAGCATAGCTAAGACCAGGAACTAAGATATGAGAACCTTCAAAACACTCAGCCGTAATATCTCTTCCAAGACCTATGATGTCAAAAAGACCTGTATTTCTATATGAAGCAACAGTAGAGATACCCATTTTTGACATGATTTTCAGGATCCCGGCATTGATCGCACCGTGAACAGATTTCAGTGCTTCTTGACAAGATGTACCGCTGTATTTTGTTTTTTCAAGCTCTTTTGCAACAGTGATGAAAAGCAGGCTTGGATATACTGCACTTGCCCCGTAACCGATTAGTACCGCAGCACTATGAGAATCCACGACTTCTGAAGTCGAAGCGACTATAGATACAAGATGTCTCAATTTGACTTCAAGCAATGCATGGTTTAAACGTCCCACTGCCATTGCCATAGGGATAACACGCTTTGTCTGACTAAGTTCTACGTCATCAAGAATGACAATACGTACGTTGTCATTCTTTACGCTCTCTATTACATTTTTTACAAGATCATCCAGTGCTGATTTCAAATCTGTATCATACGCTGTTGAAAAAGTAGCATTTTTATAGAAGTCTTGGTAACTCGGTGACTTTTTATCTCCAAAAGATTTTAAGACCTCAAGTTTTTCAAAAGTGATCACAGGTGAGATAGCTTTTAATCTATGTGCATGTGACGGAAGTTCACCAAGAATATTGTGAGCTTCACCGAACCCGGTATTTAAACTCATTACCACTTTTTCACGGATCGGGTCGATCGGCGGGTTTGTTACCTGAGCGAATTTTTGTTTAAAATAGTCAGTGAATGAACGTTGTTTATCACTAAACGCTGCAAGCGGAGTATCATCCCCCATAGAACCTACAGCTTCTTTACCGTCACGGATCATTGGTTCGATAACCTGTTCTACGACTTCATGAGTAATATTGAAATATCTTTGTCTTTTTATAAGATCTGACTCTTCAAAGTCACATTGACTTAAATATTGCTCTTCAACATGTTCTTGAAGATAGATCATATGCTCGTTAAGCCATTTCATATACGGGTTTGAACTTTTTAGATAATCATTGATCTGTTCATCTTTAAGAACTTTTCCGTATTTGAGGTCAAGACCGATCATCTGTCCTGATTTTAGACGTCCACGCTCTTTAATGTTATCTTCGTCGATATCGATAACACCGTATTCACTAGCGATCAATAACGTGTCATCTTTTGTAATAATATATTTTGATGGACGTAGTCCGTTTCTGTCAAGTACACATCCGATGTAACGACCGTCAGTCAGTGAGAATGCCGCAGGACCGTCCCATGCTTCAAATACAGTCGACTGATACTCGTAAAACGCGCGAAGCTCAGGATCCATATGCGGAGCGTTCTGCCAAGCACTAGGGATGACAGCACGAGCAGCTTTAAAGAAATCCATACCGTTTACAAGAAGGAATTCTAAAAAGTTATCCGCACTTGCACTGTCAGATGATGCAGGCTGAAGGATCGGAAGTATGCGAGAAAGCTCTTCATCTGTAAACACTTCACTTTTGATCGACTCAGATTTGATAGCTACATTAAATCTATTTCCCTCTACAGAGTTGATCTCACCGTTGTGTGCAACAGCACGGAACGGTTGAGCAAGACGCCATTCAGGAAGTGTGTTCGTCGAGAATCTTTGATGAAACAGTGCAAAAGAGATCTTGAACTCTTTATCTTGAAGGTCTTTATAGAACTCTTTGATATGCGTAGGCATAACAAGACCTTTATAAGACAACACTTTTGACGACATTGATGAGATATAGAAGTTTCTATCATCTGTAAGTGCGTGTTCACACTCTTTTCTGCTTAGATATAAAAGTGCATCGAAACGCTCAGATGCCATAATTGAATTTGAAGCAATAAATAGTTGAATAATATTTGGTAAAGTTTGTTTTGCCTGTTCTCCTAAAGCGTTAATATCTACCGGTACATCACGTACCAATACAACCTTTAGGTCATTTTTCATACAAATTTTTTCGATTACGTCTATTTGATCTCTGTTTTTTGTAAATACAGATGCTACGGCAAATTGATCCGGAAGTTCGATTCCTGCAGCCTGCGCTTGTTTACGCATAAATTCTACAGGCATAGATAGTAAAAGTCCGCTACCGTCCCCTGTTTTTCCGTCAGCTGCAACTGCACCACGGTGCATCATTCTTTCAAGTGCTGTAATGGCATTTTCTAGGTTTTCATGTGATGAGCGGTTTTTGATGTTAGCGATCAGACCAAAACCACAGTTATCTTTAAAAGATCTTAATAAGTCATTATATTCAACCATATATTCACTCCAAATTGTTATTTTTTTCAAATTTTCTTCAAAAAAAGAGAAAATTTAATCTATTTTTAAATAAACTTAGTCTATTTAGAAAAATTACGTGTCAATTGTATCTAATAAAGAATTAAAAAAGTATTTAATCGTAATAATATTGTTTTAAAAATTTAAATTCGTGTAAAATGGAAGCACACTATGCAGGGCTATATAATAAATATCAATCGGGCTAAAGATGAAGATCTTATAGTCACAATAATATCCAAGGATAACTTACAAATAGTTTATCGATTTTACGGTGCAAGACACGGTGTAATAAATCTTGGATTCAAGATAGACTATGAACTTGAAGGTTCGGTAAAAAGCTCCATTTCCAGATTAAGAGATGTGATCCATCTAAGTTTTAGATGGATATCCGACAGAAACCGACTAAGAGTATGGCAAGATTTTATAGCACTTTTTCATCAACACCTCAAACAAGCCGAAGATATCGGAGAGTTCTACTTTAAACTGATAGATGAAGCCGCACTGAAATGGGATAAACAAAATCCAAAACGTGTGGCCGTGGAATCTTACATCAAACTTTTAAGGTATGAAGGACGCTTACATGTAGAGAACAGATGTTTTTTATGCAGTGAGAATATTCCTGAAAAAATATCTGTAATCAGAGGCTATCTGCCTACGCATTTTGAGTGCTCACATACCTATGCGATCAATAAAGATGCTCTGAATGAACTCTTTGAAAACGACTCTTCACTCTTCTTAAACGACAAAGAAATCGACAGACTTTGGTACGTATTGCTTGAAGGATTATAAAGTTTAAGAAAAAAGAGTTTATCATATAGAAGTCATTATTTGAAATCAAGGGAAACAAATGAATAAAATCAATGAGTTCTTCACACAATACCTCGCAGAAACAATCGTCTTAATCTTAGTTATTTTTTTAGTCTTGCTTTATGTCATCATCAAACAAAGAAGCGACAAACCAAAAGACCTGAAAGAGCATGAAGAACCAGAGAAAGATGAAAAAAGACATATTAATATATTTAGCACCACTCCAGAGGAAAAAACTGAAGAAGCAGTAGAAGAAGAGGTGGAAGAAGAACTCCAAGAGCCTGAAGAGATAGAAGAAGTACCGGCTAAAGCAGAGGCTGCACCGGCTATAAAGATCATCAAAAAGAAGCGTGAGTTTGTTTCACACGGGCCAATAACAAAAGAGAGTTTTAATATTTTTGCAGGTTCAAAACTACTTGTCGCAGAAGACAATATGATCAACCAGAAAGTCATCAACGGTATACTCGGTGATTCCGGGATGATCGTAGTAATGGCAGATGACGGTCAGGAGGCTTTAGATATCCTGCAAAAGGACAAAGATTTCTCTATTGTCCTTATGGATGCACATATGCCTAGAGTCGATGGGTATGAAGCGACAAGACAGATAAGACAAGACAGCTCTTTAGATCATCTTCTTGTTGTTGCTCTAAGCGGTGATACTGCGGCAGACGACATCAGAAAGATGTACAATGTAGGTATGCAGGAGCATCTTGAAAAACCTTTAAAGATGGATAAACTTTTTGAAGTGATCTATTGCTATATCGACATGAAAGATGATCCTCAGTCTTCTGAACAAGCAGATGAAAACCGAGAGTACGATGAGATACTCAATATCGAAGAGGGTCTTGAGATCTGTGGTGGAGACAATGATCTTTATAAAGAGGTACTGTCTGAGTTTACGACTATGTATCAAGACTCCGACCAAAAGATAAAACTCTTTATGGCAAAAGATGACATAGATTCCATACAAAGACTCCTTTTAGACATATCGGGGATTTCTGCGAATATCGGTGCTGATAGATTAGCTGATGTCTCAACGGAATTTAGAGAAGTTTTAAACAACCACCAAGAAAATAACTACTTTGAAGCTGAAGAAAAATTCAAAGACACTCTCTCTCAAGTCCTTACTAAAATAGAAGCTCATATGAGCTAAACAATCTTTAGTCGCATAGACTAAAGAAAGCTAATGCAACTTGCATCTATTTACCTTTTTTTGATATACTTTCACTCAACTTTATATATCAAAAAAAGGAATTAATATGGCAAAACATAAGTTTCAAACTGAAGCAAATCAAATATTACATCTTATGATCCACTCTTTATATTCAAATAAAGAGATCTTTCTGCGTGAACTTATATCTAACGGCTCGGACGCATTAGATAAACTGAATATGTTAGTTCTGACAGATGAAAAATATAAAAATGTACAGTTCAATCCTCGTATAGATATCATACCAAACAAAGAAAACAAGACATTAACTATCAAAGACAGCGGTATCGGTATGAATGAAGAGGACCTTATAAACAATATAGGTACGATCGCTAAATCAGGTACAAAAGCTTTTATCGAAAGTCTAAGCGGAGATCAAAAGAAAGATTCTCAACTTATCGGTCAGTTCGGTGTCGGTTTTTATGCAGCATTTATGGTAGCAGGTAAAGTCGAAGTCGTAACGAAAAAAGCGGGTGAAGATCAAGCATTTAAATGGACAAGTGCCGGCGACGGAGAATTTGAACTTGATTCTGCTGAACGTGAAGGACATGGAACGACTATCACACTTTTTCTAAACGATGATGAGCATGAGTTCTTAGAAGAGCATAGAATCTCCAGCATAATCGAAAAATATTCTAACCATATCCCGTTCCCGATCTTTATGGACAAAGAGCACTATACTCCTGCAAAAAAAGATGATGACGGAAAAGAGATAGAAGCAGCAAAGACTGAGATCGTCAATGAGCAGGTCAATAAAGCAAACGCTCTTTGGACTATCTCAAAATCAGAGGTCAGCGATGACGAGTATAAAGACTTCTATAAAAGTATCGCTCATGACTCGACAGACCCTCTTATGTGGACACATAACAAAGCTGAGGGTGCCATAGAGTATACGACACTGTTTTACATCCCTTCTAAAGCACCTATGGATATGTATCGTGTTGATTATCAGCCTGGTATCAAGCTTTATATCAACCGTGTATTTATCACAGATGACGAAAAAGAGTTGATGCCTACATACCTTCGTTTCTTAAGAGGTGTGATCGATTCAAAAGACCTGCCGTTAAACGTAAGCCGTGAGATACTTCAAAACAATGCGATTTTGGCAAAGATCAAAAGTGCATCTGTGAAAAAAGTTTTATCAGAACTCTCAAAAATGGCTAAAAACGATGCAGAAAAATATGATACTTTTATAAAAGAGTTCGGTAATGTCTTAAAAGAGGGTCTGTACTCTGACTATGCAAACCGTGAAAGGATCTTAGACCTTTTAAGATTCAGCACACTCAACTCAGATGAGAAAACATCTCTTGAAGAGTTCGTTAAAAATGTCGATGCTGAGAAAAAAGAGATCTATTATATCACGGCAAAATCGACTGTAAGCATGCTTAAAAATAATCCTGCACTTGAAAGATTTAAAGCAAAAGGGATCGATGTACTTATTTTAAACGAAGAGGTCGATACGATCGTCTTCCCAATGGTAAACGAATACAAAGAGTATAAGCTTGTAAATGTGACCGACGCTAAATTTGAAGAGAGCGAAGAGGATAAGAAAGCAAAAGAGGAAAGTAAAAAAGAGTATGAAGCGTTAACAAAAGAACTTAAAGATACTCTCGGTGAAGATATCAAAGACGTTGAAGTCACATATGACCTTACAGACTCTGCCGTTGCTATAAAAGAGGATAAAGAAGATCCTTCATATATGATGGCACAGATGATGAGACAGATGGGTCAAGGCGGTGATATCCCGATGCCAAAACCGATCCTTCAGATCAATCCAAATCATGAATTGATCAAGAAGCTCAAAGACTCTGCTGACCAAAATCTTATCAGCGACGCTGCACATGTACTGCTTGATCAGGCAAAACTGTTTAACGGTATGGAGATAGATGATCTGCCTTCATTTATCGCTAAGCTTAACCGCATCATCACAAAAGCACTCTAAGCTAAAGGAACTTTTCCTTTAGCCCTCCCTTTTACAAAAACTCTCATCTGCTACAATTATCTTAAAAATCATTATAACAAAAATGTGATTTTGTCAACTCTTCTATTGTATATTTTATAATCAA includes the following:
- the gltB gene encoding glutamate synthase large subunit, whose protein sequence is MVEYNDLLRSFKDNCGFGLIANIKNRSSHENLENAITALERMMHRGAVAADGKTGDGSGLLLSMPVEFMRKQAQAAGIELPDQFAVASVFTKNRDQIDVIEKICMKNDLKVVLVRDVPVDINALGEQAKQTLPNIIQLFIASNSIMASERFDALLYLSRKECEHALTDDRNFYISSMSSKVLSYKGLVMPTHIKEFYKDLQDKEFKISFALFHQRFSTNTLPEWRLAQPFRAVAHNGEINSVEGNRFNVAIKSESIKSEVFTDEELSRILPILQPASSDSASADNFLEFLLVNGMDFFKAARAVIPSAWQNAPHMDPELRAFYEYQSTVFEAWDGPAAFSLTDGRYIGCVLDRNGLRPSKYIITKDDTLLIASEYGVIDIDEDNIKERGRLKSGQMIGLDLKYGKVLKDEQINDYLKSSNPYMKWLNEHMIYLQEHVEEQYLSQCDFEESDLIKRQRYFNITHEVVEQVIEPMIRDGKEAVGSMGDDTPLAAFSDKQRSFTDYFKQKFAQVTNPPIDPIREKVVMSLNTGFGEAHNILGELPSHAHRLKAISPVITFEKLEVLKSFGDKKSPSYQDFYKNATFSTAYDTDLKSALDDLVKNVIESVKNDNVRIVILDDVELSQTKRVIPMAMAVGRLNHALLEVKLRHLVSIVASTSEVVDSHSAAVLIGYGASAVYPSLLFITVAKELEKTKYSGTSCQEALKSVHGAINAGILKIMSKMGISTVASYRNTGLFDIIGLGRDITAECFEGSHILVPGLSYADIDAKLQENHKAAYKEDGFNKIFPLKIGGYYKFYNGQEYHDFGPDVIHSLHAVVKSGDKKDFEKFKSIVNNRGLKFIRDFFEFKSDRAPIDISEVEPKEAIFKRFASAAMSLGSISPEAHETIAMAMNQIGAQSNSGEGGEDAVRFDTDRNSKIKQVASGRFGVTPAYLRSAEEIQIKVAQGAKPGEGGQLPGHKVTELIARLRHTIPGVTLISPPPHHDIYSIEDLAQLIFDLKQVNPKARIAVKLVSTAGVGTIAAGVAKAYADKIIISGGDGGTGAAPLTSIKYAGNPWEIGLSEAHNALKVNDLRRLVEVQTDGGLKTGLDVVKAAMLGAESYAFGTGVLAIVGCKMLRICHLNKCSVGVATQNEKLRNDFFKGHVHQVVNYFTLLAEDVRAIMAGLGYKTMEELIGRSDLLKVVDDKFAQKFDFSSVLHQVEGVNTCQEPFNMPFDDNSFEKSILNEVMPAIKHPDHPIRITKEIKNIHRSFGALISGEIAQYYGDAGLKEDTITMELKGIAGQAFGAFLINGVSLYLEGVANDYIGKGLHGGKIVVTSKNEGEEFSAGGNTCLYGATSGKLFISGNVGERFAVRNSGALAIVEGAGDNACEYMTGGIVVILGETGINFGAGMTGGVAFVYDKKHDFIENVNRELVEAVRIDTDDGDEARHYLKRLLKEYLVETSSEKARDILDNFREDIRNFWLVRPKNLKKLPLNVDKGD
- the htpG gene encoding molecular chaperone HtpG, whose amino-acid sequence is MAKHKFQTEANQILHLMIHSLYSNKEIFLRELISNGSDALDKLNMLVLTDEKYKNVQFNPRIDIIPNKENKTLTIKDSGIGMNEEDLINNIGTIAKSGTKAFIESLSGDQKKDSQLIGQFGVGFYAAFMVAGKVEVVTKKAGEDQAFKWTSAGDGEFELDSAEREGHGTTITLFLNDDEHEFLEEHRISSIIEKYSNHIPFPIFMDKEHYTPAKKDDDGKEIEAAKTEIVNEQVNKANALWTISKSEVSDDEYKDFYKSIAHDSTDPLMWTHNKAEGAIEYTTLFYIPSKAPMDMYRVDYQPGIKLYINRVFITDDEKELMPTYLRFLRGVIDSKDLPLNVSREILQNNAILAKIKSASVKKVLSELSKMAKNDAEKYDTFIKEFGNVLKEGLYSDYANRERILDLLRFSTLNSDEKTSLEEFVKNVDAEKKEIYYITAKSTVSMLKNNPALERFKAKGIDVLILNEEVDTIVFPMVNEYKEYKLVNVTDAKFEESEEDKKAKEESKKEYEALTKELKDTLGEDIKDVEVTYDLTDSAVAIKEDKEDPSYMMAQMMRQMGQGGDIPMPKPILQINPNHELIKKLKDSADQNLISDAAHVLLDQAKLFNGMEIDDLPSFIAKLNRIITKAL
- the accD gene encoding acetyl-CoA carboxylase, carboxyltransferase subunit beta → MNLFNLFSSSSKKQQATKSEAPAHWIKCNSCQSLMYYKEVENQNYVCPKCGFHLRVGVKERIALLADNGEFIEHDANLAPVDPIKFVDKKSYAKRIEEAYSKTSRKSSVVSGECKINGESAQLVIFDFSFMGGSLGSVEGEKIVRAVNRAIQKREGLIIISASGGARMQESTFSLMQMSKTSAALAKLAEHKLPYISLLTDPTMGGVSASFAMLGDIIIAEPGALIGFAGQRVIKQTIGSDLPEGFQRAEFLLEKGSIDMVVNRNDLKQTLSDLLKMLVNK
- the recO gene encoding recombination protein RecO, with the translated sequence MQGYIININRAKDEDLIVTIISKDNLQIVYRFYGARHGVINLGFKIDYELEGSVKSSISRLRDVIHLSFRWISDRNRLRVWQDFIALFHQHLKQAEDIGEFYFKLIDEAALKWDKQNPKRVAVESYIKLLRYEGRLHVENRCFLCSENIPEKISVIRGYLPTHFECSHTYAINKDALNELFENDSSLFLNDKEIDRLWYVLLEGL
- a CDS encoding response regulator, translated to MNKINEFFTQYLAETIVLILVIFLVLLYVIIKQRSDKPKDLKEHEEPEKDEKRHINIFSTTPEEKTEEAVEEEVEEELQEPEEIEEVPAKAEAAPAIKIIKKKREFVSHGPITKESFNIFAGSKLLVAEDNMINQKVINGILGDSGMIVVMADDGQEALDILQKDKDFSIVLMDAHMPRVDGYEATRQIRQDSSLDHLLVVALSGDTAADDIRKMYNVGMQEHLEKPLKMDKLFEVIYCYIDMKDDPQSSEQADENREYDEILNIEEGLEICGGDNDLYKEVLSEFTTMYQDSDQKIKLFMAKDDIDSIQRLLLDISGISANIGADRLADVSTEFREVLNNHQENNYFEAEEKFKDTLSQVLTKIEAHMS
- a CDS encoding glutamate synthase subunit beta, with amino-acid sequence MQEFLNTGRINPEKRLVVERVRDFKEIYEVFDKDRASSQSDRCIQCGDPYCLNKCPLHNYIPQWLKSVAEKDLEFAFRLSNEPSPFPEVMGRVCPHDRLCEGDCTLNDGHGAITIGSIETFIVEEGFKNGLKPEFPGITTDKKVAIVGSGPAGLSAATYLLRSGIAVTMYERSDRAGGLLTYGIPNFKLDKKVVDRRVKLLQDAGMKLVLNTEVGKDISFDEIADNHDAMFIGIGATVGKKAGISGENAANVYKAMDYLTNIQRKNFKLTYDKKFDFKDLDVVVIGGGDTAMDCLRTAKREGARSVTCLYRRDAHNMPGSQKEYKNAMEEGVDFTFCVSPKDIVLNESGRAIAVEVVKTTLGAKDESGRQKMEEIKGSEYRVSADVIIMSLGFDPSKPSFLAENGIETNSWGGIIIDEETHETTTSGVYAGGDCYRGADLVVTAAFDGREAARSIVKSLLG
- a CDS encoding inositol monophosphatase family protein — its product is MFTSFIEDAISASIKIQEKLLQNTSSLYERLEVGAGGDISYGADIMAEDIYVSYLQKHAKIDSEESGVIGEGEYTVYLDPLDGSDNFKSNFPYYGSSIALCKGDETLIAIIVNFISSEVFIKTQKEFYKTYLNNLTCKTDVVTNSSLSSVGIVEKAYADPQKAALLKEKNMKFRSPGAIALSLAYAHYVKYMLFFGTIRIYDMQAGLYMCKDLNVYKDDEIVIISKDDDLFKKLCKLYNKETV